Proteins encoded in a region of the Phocoena phocoena chromosome X, mPhoPho1.1, whole genome shotgun sequence genome:
- the NR0B1 gene encoding nuclear receptor subfamily 0 group B member 1 has translation MADEDHQWQGSILYNMLMSAKQTHATPEAPEARPGGACWGCSCGSEPPVGREGLPGERAVALLYRCCFCGEDHPRQGSILYNMLTSAKQTQETAEAPEARLGGACWGCSCGSEPPVGREGLPGGRATVLLYRCCFCGEDHPRQGSILYSLLTSAKQTHVAPEAPEARPGGAWWDRSYCAQRLGGREELPRGRALALPYRCCFCGEDHPRQGGILCNVPTSAKQTHVVPEAQPGGPWWDPSCGAQRRVALKSPQVVCEAASAGLLKTLRFVKYLPCFQVLPLDQQLVLVRSCWAPLLLLELAQDRLNFETVETSEPSLLQRILTTRRRETEGDEPQPHLVLPPEAEHLPLAAEVQAIKGFLAKCWSLDISTKEYAYLKGTVLFNPDLPGLQCVKYIQGLQWGTQRILREHVRVTHRGHQARFAELNSTLFLLRFINANVLAELFFRPIIGPVTMDDMMLEMLCAK, from the exons ATGGCGGACGAGGACCACCAGTGGCAGGGCAGCATCCTCTACAACATGCTCATGAGCGCGAAGCAAACGCACGCGACTCCGGAGGCGCCCGAGGCACGGCCGGGGGGCGCGTGCTGGGGCTGCTCTTGTGGCTCGGAGCCCCCGGTGGGCAGAGAGGGGCTGCCAGGTGAACGGGCAGTGGCGCTCCTGTACCGCTGCTGCTTTTGCGGTGAAGACCACCCGCGGCAGGGCAGCATCCTCTACAACATGCTCACGAGCGCGAAGCAAACGCAGGAGACTGCGGAGGCGCCCGAGGCCCGGCTGGGGGGCGCGTGCTGGGGCTGCTCCTGTGGCTCGGAGCCcccagtgggcagagagggactGCCGGGTGGGCGGGCCACGGTGCTCCTGTACCGCTGCTGCTTTTGTGGTGAAGACCACCCGCGGCAGGGCAGCATCCTGTACAGCTTGCTCACCAGCGCAAAGCAAACGCACGTGGCTCCGGAAGCTCCTGAGGCGCGGCCGGGGGGCGCGTGGTGGGACCGCTCCTACTGCGCGCAGAGGCTGGGGGGCAGAGAGGAGCTGCCGCGCGGGCGGGCCTTGGCGCTCCCGTACCGCTGCTGCTTTTGCGGTGAAGACCACCCGCGGCAGGGCGGCATCCTCTGCAACGTGCCCACGAGCGCAAAGCAAACGCACGTGGTTCCAGAGGCACAGCCGGGGGGCCCCTGGTGGGACCCCTCGTGCGGCGCGCAGCGGCGGGTGGCCCTCAAGAGCCCACAGGTGGTCTGCGAGGCAGCCTCGGCGGGCCTGTTGAAGACGCTGCGCTTCGTCAAGTACCTGCCCTGCTTCCAGGTGCTGCCCCTGGACCAGCAGCTGGTGCTGGTGCGCAGCTGCTGGGCGCCGCTACTCCTGCTGGAGCTGGCCCAGGACCGCTTGAACTTTGAGACAGTGGAGACCTCGGAGCCCAGCCTGCTGCAGAGGATCCTCACCACCAGGCGGCGGGAGACCGAGGGCGACGAGCCGCAGCCACATTTGGTACTGCCGCCGGAGGCCGAGCATTTGCCGTTGGCCGCCGAGGTCCAAGCCATCAAGGGCTTCCTCGCCAAGTGCTGGAGCCTGGACATCAGTACCAAGGAGTACGCCTACCTCAAGGGGACCGTGCTCTTTAACCCGG ACCTACCAGGTCTGCAGTGCGTGAAGTACATCCAGGGACTTCAGTGGGGAACCCAGCGGATACTCCGTGAACACGTCAGGGTGACACACAGGGGGCACCAGGCCAGATTTGCCGAACTGAACAGCACCCTTTTCCTGCTGAGATTCATCAATGCCAATGTCCTGGCCGAACTGTTCTTCAGGCCCATCATCGGCCCAGTCACAATGGATGATATGATGCTAGAGATGCTCTGTGCGAAGTAA